A region of Rhodamnia argentea isolate NSW1041297 chromosome 9, ASM2092103v1, whole genome shotgun sequence DNA encodes the following proteins:
- the LOC115726596 gene encoding probable WRKY transcription factor 12 encodes MEGERGSSSSSVPNYDLQVTFSGTSHGIHEIGFIPFEDQNPVLGFLTPAHPLVAAGKGATTAATPTTSRVGLGHHNSLVGRSSWNNDQVGAHDPKAVNDENCSTNPSEGNNSWWRSSTAVAEKGKMKVRRKLREPRFCFQTRSEVDVLDDGYKWRKYGQKVVKNSLHPRSYYRCTHSNCRVKKRVERLSEDCRMVITTYEGRHNHSPCDDSNSSEHEGFNSF; translated from the exons ATGGAAGGCGAAAGAGGCTCATCATCGTCCTCGGTCCCGAACTACGACCTTCAAGTCACCTTCTCTGGCACCAGCCATGGCATTCACGAGATCGGGTTCATCCCATTTGAAGACCAGAACCCGGTGCTCGGGTTCTTGACGCCCGCGCATCCTCTTGTCGCCGCCGGGAAAGGCGCCACAACCGCTGCGACCCCCACCACTAGCAGGGTTGGGCTGGGCCACCACAACAGCCTCGTCGGCAGATCGTCTTGGAATAATGACCAG GTCGGCGCACATGATCCGAAGGCTGTTAACGACGAGAATTGCAGCACGAATCCTAGCGAAGGAAACAATTCATG GTGGCGGAGCTCCACGGCGGTGGCGGAGAAAGGGAAGATGAAGGTGAGGAGGAAGCTGAGAGAGCCAAGGTTCTGCTTCCAGACGAGGAGCGAGGTGGATGTGTTGGACGATGGCTACAAATGGAGGAAGTACGGCCAGAAAGTGGTCAAGAACAGCCTCCACCCCAG AAGTTATTACCGTTGCACTCACAGTAACTGCCGAGTGAAGAAGAGGGTCGAGCGGTTGTCGGAAGATTGTCGGATGGTGATAACGACCTATGAAGGCAGACATAACCATTCCCCCTGCGACGACTCGAATTCATCTGAACATGAAGGGTTCAACTCGTTCTAG